A stretch of the Flavobacterium aquiphilum genome encodes the following:
- a CDS encoding triple tyrosine motif-containing protein, whose protein sequence is MQSIKYNKYQSMKLNSFFSLFIMITFSYNSFGQVKKIGLPHIKNFNRIEYKGGTQNWDIDQDKNGNIYFGNNDGLLQFDGSTWKKYKAKKSDAIKCLKVDPSGRIFVGCYNEFGYFKANSNGKLEYFSLSDSLNKKTLNRIDFIWKIHLFKDEVIFQSFDGIFIYKNNKIKVINAPKRFQFSFMSNSRLYIQDIFSGIMEYRNGKLTYLKGSNAFNNAEIWGIIDLHKNELLATTLDRGLFTLSNNKVTPWNTEANTFIKRNGSLGCVLYKNKYIVINSVLDGIIVCNLSGNIIQHINRNKGLQNNTVLSSFIDSSNNLWLGLDNGITYVNENSLLTYFGFSYNLGTVYSSVIHKGNLYVATNQGVFYHPWSTDFKEGSFKLVEGTTAQAWNVQLINGELICASNKGALIIQDGKMIKNLDPNGYFKFKSIPNNPSFVIGANYDGFSVFEKTALGMKFRNKIKGFNKSSNAFEIDDEYLWLKKDQYIYQISLSKDLKNTSSIKAFTRFSEQNPGIESLQKINNKVYFQSNNIFYTYSTAQNTFIKDQTISSLFKSLPEIKELTEDANGNLWYIFNESMGAMMKIGNKYKPVIAPLSNLTGNLVTNYMSINTIDSKNTFIGLTDGLAHYDSTIENKTAAKPKAFIRSFSFPGDTINLGNGQEKNEEYKLPYSSNQVKFTFSSPSYENLENLEFSYQLEGFDENWSAWSNSAIKEYTNLKEGNYKMKVRVRNSSGIESDENSISFRVYPPWYRHSLAYLFYLMMAIACVYYIRFTIRMKIRKNKHFETLEQRRLYLEKETKIRQEQYELEKEIEKLENEKLQIKILSKDKELVNNTLQVVKKNKILNGIIQKLKDINTSSFDEATKAQFTKLNRSITKEVNTDKSWKDLEKHLKNVHFDFLKKLKEKHPTISPREMDLSTYLLMNMSTKEIAEYMNISTGGVELARYRLRKKLELNQKENLIGYLMSIK, encoded by the coding sequence ATGCAATCAATAAAATACAATAAATACCAATCTATGAAGTTGAATAGTTTTTTTTCACTATTTATAATGATCACTTTTTCATATAATTCTTTTGGACAGGTAAAAAAAATAGGTTTGCCCCATATTAAAAACTTCAATAGAATAGAATATAAAGGAGGAACCCAAAACTGGGATATAGATCAAGATAAAAATGGAAATATTTATTTCGGAAACAATGATGGTCTATTACAGTTTGACGGTTCAACCTGGAAAAAATACAAGGCAAAGAAATCTGATGCAATTAAATGTCTAAAAGTAGATCCATCGGGAAGAATATTTGTAGGCTGTTATAATGAGTTTGGTTATTTCAAAGCCAATTCAAATGGAAAACTAGAATACTTTTCCTTATCCGATTCACTAAATAAAAAGACGCTTAACAGAATAGACTTCATCTGGAAAATCCATCTTTTTAAAGACGAAGTTATTTTTCAATCTTTTGATGGAATTTTTATTTATAAGAACAACAAAATTAAAGTCATAAATGCACCCAAAAGATTTCAATTCTCATTTATGTCTAATTCCAGATTATACATTCAGGATATTTTTTCCGGAATCATGGAATATCGTAACGGAAAACTCACTTACCTTAAAGGATCAAACGCATTTAACAATGCCGAAATTTGGGGAATTATCGATTTGCATAAAAATGAATTATTGGCAACGACTTTAGATCGTGGATTATTCACACTGTCCAATAATAAGGTGACTCCATGGAACACCGAAGCCAATACATTTATCAAAAGAAATGGTTCTCTTGGATGTGTCCTTTACAAGAATAAATATATCGTAATCAATTCAGTACTTGACGGAATTATCGTTTGCAATCTTTCCGGAAATATTATACAACACATCAATCGCAATAAAGGACTCCAAAACAATACTGTCCTTAGTTCTTTTATTGACAGCAGCAACAACCTTTGGCTTGGATTGGATAACGGTATAACATATGTAAACGAAAATTCACTACTTACCTATTTTGGTTTTAGCTATAACCTTGGAACCGTATATTCCTCAGTTATACACAAGGGAAATTTATATGTTGCCACAAATCAGGGAGTTTTTTATCATCCATGGAGTACTGATTTCAAAGAAGGTTCTTTCAAACTTGTTGAAGGGACTACCGCCCAAGCCTGGAATGTACAATTAATAAATGGAGAGCTAATATGCGCCAGTAACAAAGGAGCATTGATCATCCAAGATGGTAAAATGATTAAAAATTTAGACCCTAATGGATATTTTAAGTTCAAATCAATCCCAAACAATCCTTCCTTCGTTATAGGTGCAAATTATGATGGATTCTCTGTATTCGAAAAGACAGCTTTAGGAATGAAATTCAGAAATAAAATAAAAGGCTTTAATAAATCGTCCAATGCATTTGAAATTGACGACGAGTATTTGTGGTTAAAAAAAGATCAATATATATACCAAATAAGTCTCAGCAAAGATCTAAAAAACACAAGTTCCATAAAAGCTTTTACTCGATTTTCTGAACAAAACCCTGGCATTGAAAGCCTTCAAAAAATAAACAACAAAGTCTATTTTCAATCAAACAATATATTTTATACCTACTCTACAGCACAAAACACTTTTATAAAAGACCAAACTATTAGCAGTCTATTCAAGTCTCTTCCTGAAATAAAAGAACTAACAGAAGATGCTAATGGAAATCTTTGGTATATATTCAATGAATCAATGGGTGCCATGATGAAAATTGGCAACAAATACAAACCTGTAATAGCTCCTTTATCAAACTTAACAGGCAACCTTGTGACAAATTATATGTCGATAAACACCATCGATTCCAAAAATACTTTTATAGGATTAACAGACGGACTAGCCCATTACGACTCTACTATTGAAAACAAAACAGCCGCAAAACCAAAAGCATTCATAAGAAGTTTTTCCTTTCCGGGTGACACCATAAATCTTGGAAATGGTCAAGAAAAAAACGAAGAATATAAATTACCATATTCGTCTAATCAAGTAAAATTTACATTTTCATCGCCTTCTTACGAAAATCTTGAAAATCTTGAATTTTCTTATCAGCTGGAAGGTTTTGATGAAAATTGGAGTGCTTGGTCCAATAGCGCCATAAAAGAATATACCAACCTAAAGGAAGGTAATTACAAAATGAAAGTACGGGTAAGAAACAGTTCCGGAATTGAATCAGACGAAAACTCAATTTCTTTCAGGGTTTACCCACCTTGGTATAGACATTCTTTAGCTTATTTATTCTATTTAATGATGGCTATTGCCTGCGTTTATTACATCCGCTTCACAATCAGGATGAAAATTAGAAAAAATAAACATTTTGAAACACTGGAACAACGTAGATTATATCTTGAAAAAGAAACCAAAATCAGACAGGAGCAATATGAATTGGAAAAAGAAATCGAAAAACTAGAAAATGAAAAACTTCAAATAAAAATCCTATCAAAAGACAAAGAACTAGTAAACAATACCTTACAAGTAGTAAAGAAAAACAAAATCCTAAATGGAATCATTCAAAAATTAAAAGACATAAATACAAGTTCATTTGATGAAGCAACCAAAGCTCAATTCACCAAATTAAACAGAAGTATTACCAAAGAAGTGAATACCGACAAAAGCTGGAAGGATTTGGAAAAACACCTCAAAAACGTGCATTTTGATTTCCTCAAAAAATTAAAAGAAAAACATCCAACAATTTCCCCTAGAGAGATGGATTTATCCACTTACTTATTGATGAACATGTCAACCAAAGAAATTGCCGAATATATGAATATATCAACCGGCGGAGTAGAACTGGCCAGATATCGATTAAGAAAAAAACTGGAATTAAACCAAAAAGAAAATTTAATTGGCTATTTGATGAGTATCAAATAA
- a CDS encoding RagB/SusD family nutrient uptake outer membrane protein, producing MKTIKYKYFFIAMAMLSVGSCSNEFVDVEPKGSFLSDNYYSNQEQATAALVGVYDPIRKNSGGFENMMAMMNAGSDDFYAGGGGSTDGEGIQNFSTHSLSSTSIPGSFWNDHYQGIFRANTLLSKLPDVQMSDALKTRFAGEIKALRAIYYFNLVRMFKNIPLLLSPLTTGNMYDVEQVAPAAVYAQIEKDLNEAIPALPTSVPADTESGRLTKGGAQAMLGKVYLFEGKKAEAAAVLAQVNGTPGAANQYGNKLLTKFSDLWVVSNKFNTESLIEVSHTSAGNSDWGFWGSGRDEGNSLNIMVGPRSYSKPAGSPAPDLPSGWSFNVLTQDLYDAIKTDPRFAATVLDLKAMKAAGECDYIGGYQDTGYFLNKFVPRKTDVRTGGGAAELNYKQNSYIIRLADTYLMEAEALGSGARAQALLDAVRARVGLPSVPVTLDAIKNERRMELAGEGLRFFDLVRWGDAATKLANRGFNAGVDEIFPIPTRELQGTKLKQNPGYN from the coding sequence ATGAAAACGATAAAATATAAATACTTTTTTATTGCGATGGCAATGCTTTCTGTTGGATCCTGCTCTAATGAATTTGTGGATGTAGAACCAAAAGGATCATTCCTTTCCGATAATTATTATTCAAACCAAGAACAAGCTACCGCTGCACTTGTTGGGGTTTACGATCCTATTAGAAAAAACTCAGGTGGTTTTGAAAATATGATGGCTATGATGAATGCCGGTTCCGATGATTTCTATGCTGGTGGTGGTGGATCTACCGATGGAGAAGGAATTCAAAATTTCTCAACTCACTCTCTTTCTTCGACTAGTATTCCAGGAAGTTTTTGGAACGATCATTACCAAGGGATTTTTAGAGCCAATACTTTACTTTCAAAATTACCGGATGTTCAAATGAGCGATGCTTTAAAAACTAGATTTGCTGGTGAAATCAAAGCTTTGCGTGCCATTTACTATTTCAATTTAGTTCGTATGTTTAAAAACATCCCATTACTATTGTCACCTCTGACAACAGGTAATATGTATGATGTAGAACAAGTAGCTCCAGCAGCAGTTTACGCTCAAATCGAAAAAGATTTAAATGAAGCAATTCCAGCTTTGCCTACTTCTGTTCCTGCAGATACTGAATCTGGGCGTCTTACAAAAGGTGGTGCTCAGGCAATGCTTGGAAAAGTATATTTGTTTGAAGGCAAAAAAGCTGAAGCTGCAGCTGTATTGGCTCAAGTAAATGGTACTCCTGGTGCTGCTAATCAATATGGGAATAAATTGTTGACAAAATTCAGTGATTTATGGGTTGTTTCTAATAAATTCAATACAGAGTCGCTTATCGAAGTATCTCACACAAGCGCTGGAAATTCTGATTGGGGATTCTGGGGTTCAGGTAGAGACGAAGGAAACTCATTGAATATAATGGTTGGACCTAGAAGTTACTCAAAACCTGCAGGGTCACCAGCTCCAGATCTACCATCAGGTTGGAGTTTTAATGTGCTTACTCAAGATTTATACGATGCAATTAAGACAGATCCAAGATTTGCTGCAACCGTATTGGACCTTAAAGCGATGAAAGCTGCAGGTGAGTGCGATTATATCGGTGGATACCAAGACACTGGTTATTTCTTGAACAAATTTGTTCCTCGTAAAACAGATGTTCGTACTGGAGGAGGAGCAGCAGAATTAAATTACAAGCAAAATAGTTATATCATTAGACTAGCCGATACTTATTTGATGGAAGCCGAAGCATTAGGTTCGGGAGCAAGAGCACAAGCTTTGTTAGATGCAGTAAGAGCAAGAGTTGGCTTGCCTTCAGTTCCAGTTACTCTTGATGCAATCAAAAATGAAAGAAGAATGGAGCTTGCTGGTGAAGGACTACGATTTTTTGATTTAGTTAGATGGGGTGATGCAGCTACTAAATTGGCAAACAGAGGTTTTAATGCTGGAGTTGATGAAATTTTCCCGATTCCAACTAGAGAACTTCAAGGAACCAAATTGAAACAAAATCCTGGTTACAATTAA
- a CDS encoding SusC/RagA family TonB-linked outer membrane protein: MKLLKTFIFCISLVLFSSYGYGQEVSISGKVIDENGAPIPGATIVLKGTKTSEASDFDGKFQIKAPKDGVLTISFIGYKTIQESINGRTQLQVKMFSTSQDLNEVVVVGYGTQKKSVVTGAISSVKAKDIEKVPNGRIEQVLQGRVSGVTIAASSGQPGSASTIRIRGITTFGDGGNNPLWVVDGVVVDAGGIGFLNQSDIESMEVLKDAASAAIYGTRAATGVILVTTKKGKSGKITVNYNGFAGVSSPEKTLDLLNATQYGTLLNEKSTAAGGAVLFPNLSALGKGTDWQKEIFNTNAFRYSHELSISGGSDVSNFYASFGLQNQEGIVLSEISNYDKKNFRLNSTHHISKVFTFGQTLGFTRQKSTGIGNTNSEFGGPLSSAINLDPITPVIVTDPVIANSAPYSTNPVIRDAYGNPYGISQLVGQEMTNPLAYVKTRLGGYNWSDDLVGNAYIEANVSKHFKLRSTLGGKVAYWGYTGFTPVYYLSATVNVLKNNYSQSENSTFAWNVENTATYTNSIGDHNFTVLLGQGAYVDNIGGGSGATMYGLPITDYRDASFNFDIPQSDRSSSTYDMTQHKLSSLFARVNYDFKERYLFTGIIRRDGSSRFGGNNKFGVFPSFNLGWVVSKEDFWGENDVINTLKIRGGYGVVGNDAIPDFRYLSLVQGGYNYSFGNTGAITTGYANLTLDNPDLRWEETSQANIGFESRLFHDLSLTVDVYKKATNGILRPINIPGYVGVTDNPTGNVADMENRGIEVELGYGKQFGDFNFSANANFAYLENEVTYVASDTNYIVGDASFQSMGAVTRTQVGQSYNSFYGFKTAGIFQNEAEIAAYKNASGGLIQPNARPGDFRWVDTDGNGSITDNDKQFLGSNIPKYTFGLTLNLSYKNFDFMAFTQGAAGNKIFQGLRRLDVGNANYQTEAMSRWTGEGTSNDYPRLTNNDTNGNFGKMSDFYLEKGDYLRLKLVQFGYSLPTNVVSQIGASKVRFYLTGENLFTLTKYTGYDPEIGGGVFGIDKGIYPQARTFMFGANLQF; this comes from the coding sequence ATGAAATTATTAAAAACGTTTATTTTTTGTATTTCGTTGGTCTTATTCTCATCTTATGGATACGGTCAGGAAGTATCTATTAGTGGAAAAGTGATTGATGAAAACGGAGCCCCTATTCCGGGGGCAACTATTGTTCTAAAGGGGACAAAAACATCGGAAGCTTCAGACTTCGATGGTAAGTTCCAAATAAAGGCGCCGAAAGATGGAGTTTTGACAATCAGTTTTATTGGATATAAAACGATTCAAGAGTCAATAAATGGGCGAACACAATTACAAGTAAAAATGTTTTCTACTTCACAAGACTTAAATGAGGTTGTTGTTGTAGGGTATGGAACCCAAAAGAAAAGTGTAGTAACCGGAGCGATTTCAAGTGTAAAAGCAAAAGATATCGAAAAAGTTCCAAATGGCCGTATTGAGCAAGTTCTTCAAGGAAGGGTTTCTGGGGTTACAATTGCTGCAAGTTCAGGACAGCCTGGTTCAGCATCGACTATCCGTATTAGAGGTATAACTACTTTTGGTGACGGTGGAAATAACCCACTTTGGGTTGTAGACGGTGTTGTTGTAGATGCAGGAGGAATTGGTTTCTTAAATCAATCAGACATCGAATCTATGGAGGTTCTTAAAGATGCAGCTTCTGCAGCAATTTATGGAACTCGTGCAGCAACGGGTGTAATTTTGGTTACAACCAAAAAAGGGAAATCCGGAAAAATCACTGTTAACTATAACGGATTTGCAGGAGTTTCATCTCCAGAAAAAACTTTGGATTTGTTGAATGCAACGCAATATGGTACGTTATTAAACGAAAAATCAACTGCCGCTGGTGGAGCTGTATTGTTTCCAAATCTTTCTGCTTTAGGGAAAGGTACCGATTGGCAAAAAGAAATTTTTAACACTAACGCTTTCCGTTATTCACATGAATTGAGCATTAGTGGAGGAAGTGATGTTTCTAATTTTTATGCTTCTTTTGGACTTCAAAATCAAGAGGGAATTGTTTTGTCTGAGATTTCAAACTATGATAAAAAGAATTTCCGTTTGAACTCGACTCACCACATATCTAAAGTTTTCACTTTTGGCCAAACTTTAGGTTTCACAAGACAAAAATCAACAGGTATTGGTAACACAAATAGTGAGTTTGGAGGGCCATTGAGTTCTGCAATTAACTTGGATCCAATTACTCCTGTTATCGTGACAGATCCTGTTATAGCTAATTCTGCGCCATACAGCACGAATCCTGTAATTCGTGATGCTTATGGAAATCCTTATGGAATTTCACAATTGGTTGGCCAAGAGATGACAAATCCTTTAGCTTATGTTAAGACAAGACTTGGTGGATACAACTGGTCAGATGATTTAGTTGGTAATGCTTATATAGAAGCAAATGTTTCCAAACATTTTAAATTAAGATCAACACTTGGAGGTAAAGTTGCTTATTGGGGTTATACAGGATTTACACCTGTTTACTATTTGAGTGCTACAGTAAACGTACTTAAAAATAATTATTCGCAAAGCGAAAACAGCACTTTTGCATGGAATGTTGAAAATACAGCTACATATACAAATTCTATCGGAGACCATAACTTTACTGTATTGCTAGGACAAGGTGCTTATGTTGACAATATTGGTGGTGGATCTGGAGCTACAATGTATGGTTTGCCTATTACAGATTATCGTGATGCTTCTTTTAACTTTGATATACCGCAGTCAGACAGAAGTAGTTCTACTTATGACATGACTCAGCATAAATTAAGCTCTTTATTTGCCCGTGTAAATTACGACTTTAAAGAAAGATACTTGTTTACAGGTATTATCCGTCGTGATGGATCTTCTCGTTTTGGAGGAAATAACAAATTTGGGGTATTCCCATCATTCAATTTAGGATGGGTAGTTTCTAAAGAAGATTTTTGGGGAGAAAATGATGTGATTAATACCTTGAAAATTAGAGGTGGTTATGGTGTAGTTGGTAATGATGCAATACCAGATTTCAGATACCTTTCTTTAGTGCAAGGAGGTTACAATTACTCTTTCGGAAATACTGGTGCAATTACTACAGGTTATGCAAACCTTACTTTGGATAATCCTGATTTGAGATGGGAAGAAACTTCTCAAGCTAATATTGGATTTGAATCAAGATTGTTTCATGACTTAAGTCTTACTGTTGATGTTTACAAGAAAGCAACTAACGGAATTTTACGTCCGATTAATATCCCTGGTTATGTAGGGGTAACAGATAATCCAACTGGAAACGTTGCCGATATGGAAAACAGGGGTATAGAGGTTGAGTTAGGATATGGAAAACAATTCGGAGATTTTAATTTTTCTGCTAATGCAAACTTTGCTTACTTAGAAAATGAAGTGACCTATGTAGCTTCTGATACAAATTATATTGTTGGTGACGCTTCTTTCCAATCTATGGGTGCTGTTACAAGAACACAAGTTGGTCAATCTTACAACTCATTTTATGGTTTCAAAACTGCAGGAATTTTTCAAAATGAGGCTGAAATTGCTGCATATAAAAATGCATCGGGTGGTTTAATCCAACCAAATGCTCGTCCTGGGGATTTCCGCTGGGTAGATACTGATGGTAATGGTTCTATTACAGATAATGATAAACAATTCTTGGGGAGCAACATACCAAAATACACTTTTGGATTGACTTTGAATTTATCGTATAAAAACTTTGATTTCATGGCATTTACTCAAGGAGCAGCCGGAAATAAAATTTTCCAAGGATTGCGCAGATTGGATGTTGGAAATGCAAACTACCAAACTGAGGCTATGAGCCGTTGGACAGGAGAAGGAACATCAAATGATTATCCAAGACTTACCAACAATGATACTAATGGAAACTTTGGTAAAATGTCTGATTTCTACTTGGAAAAAGGGGATTACTTACGTTTAAAATTAGTTCAATTTGGTTATTCTTTGCCAACAAATGTTGTTTCACAAATAGGGGCTAGTAAAGTACGTTTTTACTTAACTGGAGAGAACTTGTTTACACTTACTAAATATACAGGATATGATCCTGAAATTGGTGGAGGTGTGTTTGGAATAGATAAAGGAATTTATCCTCAGGCAAGAACATTCATGTTTGGAGCTAATCTACAATTTTAA
- a CDS encoding UDP-N-acetylmuramoyl-tripeptide--D-alanyl-D-alanine ligase — translation MDIQYIHSLFLKCNSVSIDTRKIEKNSFFVAIKGDNFDANTFAKEALEKGASFVVIDNKKYFIDERTVLVENSLVALQELAKYHRNYLKLPIIALTGSNGKTTTKELINVVLSKKFKTKATIGNLNNHIGVPLTLLSFNDQTEMGIVEMGANHQKEIEFLCGIAQPDYGYITNFGKAHLEGFGGVEGVIKGKSEMYQYLSNNDKLAFVNLEDPIQVDKTKVMKQYSFGVNKDMADVNITRIEANPFVSVAYLQNVVITHLIGLYNANNVNAAIAIGTYFGVAENDIKNALEGYIPENNRSQLMSKGTNEIILDAYNANPSSMKVAIENFILLDKKNKIVFLGDMFELGEESLLEHKGVVDLLLNQNDIDCYFVGKDFYQNKVNQPNFSFFENFDAFSDSIKNKKFDNNMILIKGSRGMALERTLEFIK, via the coding sequence ATGGATATTCAATACATTCATAGTTTGTTTTTGAAATGCAATTCGGTTTCAATTGACACACGCAAAATTGAGAAAAATTCATTTTTTGTAGCGATAAAGGGGGACAACTTTGATGCCAATACTTTTGCCAAAGAAGCACTTGAAAAGGGGGCTTCTTTTGTGGTAATAGACAATAAAAAGTATTTTATTGATGAAAGAACTGTTTTGGTTGAAAACAGTTTGGTTGCTTTGCAAGAATTGGCAAAATATCATAGAAATTATTTGAAATTACCAATAATAGCTCTTACAGGAAGTAATGGTAAAACAACTACCAAAGAATTGATTAACGTAGTGCTTTCTAAAAAATTTAAAACCAAGGCGACTATTGGGAATTTAAATAATCACATTGGAGTTCCTTTGACATTATTGTCCTTTAATGATCAGACTGAAATGGGTATTGTGGAAATGGGCGCCAATCATCAAAAGGAAATTGAATTTTTATGTGGCATCGCACAGCCGGATTACGGATATATCACCAATTTTGGAAAAGCACACCTTGAGGGGTTTGGAGGTGTTGAAGGTGTAATTAAGGGGAAAAGTGAAATGTATCAGTATCTTTCAAATAATGATAAACTAGCTTTTGTTAATCTTGAAGATCCGATTCAAGTTGATAAAACTAAAGTGATGAAGCAATATTCTTTTGGTGTTAATAAAGATATGGCTGACGTGAATATTACTCGAATAGAGGCCAATCCTTTTGTTTCTGTCGCTTACTTGCAAAATGTAGTTATAACTCATTTAATAGGTTTGTATAATGCAAATAATGTTAATGCGGCAATTGCGATAGGAACTTATTTTGGAGTAGCTGAAAACGATATTAAAAATGCATTGGAAGGATATATTCCAGAAAATAATAGATCACAATTAATGTCTAAAGGGACAAATGAAATTATTTTGGACGCTTATAATGCCAATCCGAGTAGTATGAAGGTCGCGATCGAGAATTTTATTCTTTTAGATAAAAAAAATAAAATTGTTTTCTTGGGCGATATGTTTGAGTTAGGCGAGGAGAGTTTGTTAGAGCATAAGGGGGTTGTTGATCTACTTTTAAATCAAAATGATATTGATTGTTATTTTGTTGGAAAGGACTTTTATCAGAATAAAGTAAATCAACCTAATTTTTCTTTCTTTGAAAATTTTGATGCTTTTTCAGATTCTATTAAAAATAAAAAGTTTGACAATAATATGATACTTATCAAAGGTTCGAGAGGAATGGCTTTGGAACGAACATTAGAATTTATAAAATAA
- the gldJ gene encoding gliding motility lipoprotein GldJ: MKVNKTIPLKIMLTLALVLGLASCSKKSKSESTSRGTGWNVNSSKGGFTKGIAHKNQETGPGLVFIEGGTFTRGLVQDDVMHDWNNVPNQQHVMSFYMDETEVTNLMYLEYLEWLKKVYPPTEENYKNIYEGASPDTLVWRNRLGYNETMTNNYLRHPAYANYPVVGVNWVQAVEFSKWRTDRVNEAVLEKNGYLKRNAKTVDVSAENNFNSETYLAAPTLTYGGNEEILLKGRGHSKRPGKPDKNGNVAEEKNVYAQRSSGILLPEYRLPTESEWEYAAAADVGQREYNIYKGQKKYPWSGSYTRSGKRSNKGFQLANFKQGNGDYGGIAGWSDDGADITNAVKSYPANDFGLYDMAGNVAEWVADVYRPIVDVETNDFNYFRGNVYTKNKIGKDGKIEVITNKNVAYDTLSNGKLVPIALPGEIAQVPVDDNETYLRQNFSTSNNINYRDGDKQSSKYYKFATGDADKGTSDKEIMYNAPKHNVKIDSLGHLDRKYDKSSKRTTLINDAVRVYKGGSWRDRAYWLDPAQRRFFPQDMATDYIGFRCAMSRVGSKSNTRKSPRN, translated from the coding sequence ATGAAAGTAAACAAAACTATCCCCCTAAAGATAATGCTAACCCTCGCATTGGTATTAGGATTAGCTAGTTGTAGCAAAAAATCTAAATCCGAAAGTACTTCGAGAGGTACTGGTTGGAATGTAAACAGTTCTAAAGGCGGTTTTACAAAAGGAATTGCCCATAAGAATCAAGAAACCGGACCAGGACTTGTTTTTATAGAAGGAGGAACTTTTACGAGAGGATTGGTTCAGGACGATGTAATGCATGATTGGAATAACGTTCCAAATCAACAACACGTTATGTCTTTCTATATGGATGAAACGGAAGTTACGAACTTAATGTATCTTGAATACCTTGAATGGTTGAAAAAGGTTTATCCACCAACAGAAGAAAACTATAAAAACATTTACGAAGGAGCTTCTCCTGATACACTTGTTTGGAGAAATAGATTAGGTTATAACGAAACAATGACCAATAACTATTTAAGACATCCTGCTTATGCCAACTATCCTGTTGTAGGGGTAAACTGGGTGCAGGCTGTAGAATTCAGTAAGTGGAGAACTGATCGTGTGAATGAAGCTGTTTTGGAAAAAAATGGGTATTTAAAGAGAAATGCCAAAACTGTTGATGTTTCCGCTGAAAATAATTTCAATAGCGAAACTTATTTGGCTGCTCCTACATTGACATACGGAGGAAACGAAGAGATCCTTTTAAAAGGAAGAGGGCATTCTAAAAGACCTGGAAAACCAGATAAAAATGGTAATGTAGCAGAAGAGAAAAATGTATATGCACAAAGATCTTCAGGAATTTTATTGCCAGAATACAGACTTCCTACAGAATCAGAGTGGGAATATGCTGCAGCAGCGGATGTTGGACAAAGAGAATATAATATCTACAAAGGACAAAAGAAATATCCTTGGTCTGGAAGCTATACTCGTTCTGGAAAAAGATCAAATAAAGGTTTCCAATTGGCTAACTTCAAACAAGGTAATGGAGATTACGGAGGAATAGCAGGTTGGTCAGATGATGGTGCGGATATTACAAATGCTGTAAAAAGCTATCCTGCAAATGACTTTGGATTATACGATATGGCAGGTAACGTAGCTGAATGGGTTGCTGATGTTTACAGACCTATCGTTGATGTAGAAACTAATGATTTTAACTATTTCAGAGGAAACGTTTATACTAAAAATAAAATCGGTAAAGACGGTAAAATTGAAGTTATCACTAATAAAAATGTTGCTTATGATACATTAAGCAATGGTAAATTGGTTCCGATTGCTTTGCCAGGTGAAATTGCTCAAGTTCCAGTTGATGATAATGAAACTTATTTGAGACAAAACTTTAGTACAAGTAATAATATTAACTACAGAGATGGTGATAAGCAATCTAGTAAATATTATAAGTTTGCTACAGGTGATGCTGATAAAGGAACTTCGGACAAAGAAATCATGTATAATGCTCCAAAACACAATGTAAAAATTGATAGTTTAGGACATTTGGATAGAAAATATGATAAGTCAAGTAAAAGAACAACTTTGATCAACGACGCAGTTCGTGTATACAAAGGAGGTTCTTGGAGAGATAGAGCTTACTGGTTGGATCCTGCGCAAAGAAGATTCTTCCCTCAAGATATGGCTACAGATTACATCGGATTTAGATGTGCTATGTCTAGAGTAGGTTCTAAATCAAACACAAGAAAATCACCAAGAAATTAA